In one window of Carcharodon carcharias isolate sCarCar2 chromosome 14, sCarCar2.pri, whole genome shotgun sequence DNA:
- the plekhj1 gene encoding pleckstrin homology domain-containing family J member 1 isoform X1, with amino-acid sequence MRYNEKELLCLSKQPAEKAAELIMRGPKRNDAAKCRLVKLVVNFLFYFRIDEEEPAGALLLEQCRIQKEDDTGFSLVFVDEPERKYSFVCENRDECEEWIEALTKASYEYMRQSLIFYRHEIKKITGKDPLEQYGISEEARFQTRSQRLF; translated from the exons ATGAGGTACAATGAGAAGGAGCTGCTGTGTCTCTCCAAGCAACCGGCCGAGAAAGCGGCCGAGCTCATCATGAGGGGCCCGAAGCGCAACGACG CTGCAAAATGCCGTCTAGTGAAGCTAGTTGTCAACTTTCTATTCTACTTCAGAATTGATGAAGAGGAG CCTGCTGGTGCCTTATTACTTGAACAGTGTAGAATCCAAAAGGAGGATGACACTGGCTTCTCACTAG TATTTGTGGATGAACCAGAAAGAAAATACTCATTTGTGTGTGAAAACAGAGATGAATGTGAGGAGTGGATTGAAGCCTTGACAAAAGCCAG CTATGAGTACATGAGGCAAAGTTTGATTTTTTACAGACACGAAATtaaaaaaataactggaaaa GATCCACTGGAGCAGTATGGAATTTCAGAAGAAGCTAGATTTCAAACCAGATCTCAGAGGCT
- the plekhj1 gene encoding pleckstrin homology domain-containing family J member 1 isoform X2, with product MRYNEKELLCLSKQPAEKAAELIMRGPKRNDAAKCRLVKLVVNFLFYFRIDEEEPAGALLLEQCRIQKEDDTGFSLVFVDEPERKYSFVCENRDECEEWIEALTKASYEYMRQSLIFYRHEIKKITGKDPLEQYGISEEARFQTRSQRL from the exons ATGAGGTACAATGAGAAGGAGCTGCTGTGTCTCTCCAAGCAACCGGCCGAGAAAGCGGCCGAGCTCATCATGAGGGGCCCGAAGCGCAACGACG CTGCAAAATGCCGTCTAGTGAAGCTAGTTGTCAACTTTCTATTCTACTTCAGAATTGATGAAGAGGAG CCTGCTGGTGCCTTATTACTTGAACAGTGTAGAATCCAAAAGGAGGATGACACTGGCTTCTCACTAG TATTTGTGGATGAACCAGAAAGAAAATACTCATTTGTGTGTGAAAACAGAGATGAATGTGAGGAGTGGATTGAAGCCTTGACAAAAGCCAG CTATGAGTACATGAGGCAAAGTTTGATTTTTTACAGACACGAAATtaaaaaaataactggaaaa GATCCACTGGAGCAGTATGGAATTTCAGAAGAAGCTAGATTTCAAACCAGATCTCAGAGGCTGTAG